Proteins encoded in a region of the Quercus lobata isolate SW786 chromosome 8, ValleyOak3.0 Primary Assembly, whole genome shotgun sequence genome:
- the LOC115957784 gene encoding F-box protein CPR1-like produces the protein MSDNLPELSRSFPEEAIMCDSHSLPPEILLDIIIRLPIKSIITCTSVCKTWKSLIQNPSFISDHLRHSTTKYLLFSLYSKTAWQVYRIPHEQGKEHYALHWDDDNRDFNEYTKFYFPLLHGQVRFCVVGSCDGLICLANYTCCDTFIIWNPCIRKFVQVSKALALPNIPPFRYSVSVGFGIDSKTSDYKVARILSFRDRKSGSPPKLEVEVYSLATAEWKTLTTALPPTSTECYGNPHASSVNGALHWVASRRTKDNMLIKFVMVLDLEDEVFSEIAMPKFAENERNLPSTISAYGNSLALYQEVSMNYLNIWLMKEYGNASSWTKIVILADQGPRYYRPSAKGFRKSGEVILKMNDTKFISRDLETQEIKDIGNAGYYHTYVDYYVESLVLNDKKSQLCSY, from the coding sequence atgtcagACAATTTACCTGAACTCTCCAGATCTTTCCCTGAAGAAGCGATCATGTGTGACTCTCACTCTCTGCCTCCAGAAATCCTACTCGATATTATCATACGACTACCCATCAAATCCATCATAACTTGCACCTCTGTTTGCAAAACATGGAAATCTCTAATCCAAAACCCTTCTTTCATTTCCGACCATCTCCGCCATTCCACCACCAAATACCTCCTTTTCAGCCTCTACTCTAAGACCGCCTGGCAAGTATATAGAATCCCCCACGAACAAGGAAAAGAGCACTACGCATTGCATTGGGACGACGACAACCGAGATTTCAATGAATACACCAAGTTTTACTTCCCTCTTCTCCATGGTCAGGTGAGATTCTGTGTGGTGGGTTCTTGTGACGGCCTCATCTGCCTTGCCAATTATACATGTTGTGACACTTTCATCATCTGGAACCCTTGCATCAGAAAGTTCGTCCAAGTGAGTAAAGCTCTAGCTCTACCCAATATCCCACCATTCAGATACAGTGTTTCTGTTGGGTTCGGAATTGATTCCAAAACCAGTGACTATAAGGTGGCGAGGATTCTGAGTTTTCGAGATAGAAAAAGCGGGTCTCCACCCAAGCTTGAGGTTGAGGTTTACTCACTTGCCACTGCTGAATGGAAAACGCTTACTACAGCCTTGCCTCCCACAAGTACTGAATGCTATGGTAACCCACATGCTTCTTCTGTCAATGGGGCTCTGCATTGGGTTGCTTCCAGAAGAACTAAAGACAATATGCTTATCAAGTTTGTTATGGTACTCGATTTGGAGGATGAGGTTTTCAGTGAGATAGCGATGCCGAAATTTGCCGAAAATGAACGTAACTTGCCCTCAACTATTTCAGCATATGGGAATTCCCTTGCCTTGTATCAAGAGGTTTCTATGAACTATCTCAATATATGGCTGATGAAGGAGTATGGGAATGCGTCCTCGTGGACCAAAATTGTAATTTTGGCTGATCAAGGTCCCAGATATTACAGACCAAGTGCAAAAGGTTTTAGGAAGAGTGGTGAGgttatattgaaaatgaatgaCACAAAATTCATCTCGCGAGACCTTGAGACCCAAGAGATTAAAGATATTGGGAATGCTGGATATTATCATACTTATGTTGATTATTATGTTGAGAGTCTAGTTTTGAATGACAAAAAATCCCAACTGTGCAGTTACTGA